From a single Octopus sinensis linkage group LG5, ASM634580v1, whole genome shotgun sequence genomic region:
- the LOC115212018 gene encoding tRNA wybutosine-synthesizing protein 2 homolog isoform X1, with translation MYQLTSAVIVPAQKAQRIRQFLENKCLIDAKFRLKHLESDRVAIPLLSVDQELLHKTLSDYFSLGDGCDFELKMVKMMPSKRSLLRSPYQLLIQGLEKLLTDHGYILNKELELDIAKKWEWHEDLVMLPKNSFKHEIWAQFGSELWETISNCLQCKRLARKEVISNNDYRRPQVTLLLGNSGWVRHVDNGIRYHYDVTKCMLSAGNITEKLRISTFDCRHETIVDLYSGIGYFTLPYLVHAKASMVHACEWNPDAVHALRENLKLNKVEDRCIIHFGDNKKVCPHGVADRVNLGLLPSSREGWLPACLSLKSDIGGILHIHENVSTASSNKSEEIRMRIQNRAAEAAAELSATLQGQTPSLPLYRNINQHCGGNSSSSSSTSSIPRQSYLPSDFGKYSMEENYTTDSDDGDIIKIYETLNSDQPLSEKQLQRQEKWEEWAADVAASIRHILEELHCKPWATIVKHIEHVKPYAPHIDHLVLDLECRPAETFSHAGMNY, from the exons GCAGTTTTTGGAGAACAAATGTCTGATTGATGCCAAATTTCGCTTGAAGCATCTAGAGTCGGATCGAGTTGCTATTCCACTTCTTTCTGTCGACCAAGAACTTCTGCACAAGACACTCTCAGATTATTTCAGCCTTGGAGATGGCTGTGACTTTGAATTAAAAATGGTCAAAATGATGCCATCAAAACGTTCATTACTACGCTCACCTTATCAGTTGCTTATTCAAGGATTGGAAAAACTTTTGACAGATCATGGTTATATTCTCAACAAAGAATTAGAACTTGATATTGCCAAAAAATGGGAGTGGCATGAAGATCTAGTTATGCTGCCAAAGAATTCTTTCAAACATGAAATTTGGGCTCAGTTTG GTTCAGAACTATGGGAAACCATTTCAAATTGTCTGCAATGTAAAAGACTGGCAAGGAAAGAGGTCATTTCAAATAATGACTACCGAAGACCTCAGGTTACATTACTGTTGGGAAACAGTGGCTGGGTGAGGCATGTTGACAATGGTATTCG CTATCATTATGATGTCACCAAATGTATGTTGAGTGCTGGGAATATCACCGAGAAATTACGAATCTCTACGTTTGACTGTCGCCATGAGACCATAGTTGATCTTTATAGTG GCATTGGTTACTTTACTTTGCCCTACCTTGTCCATGCAAAAGCTAGCATGGTCCACGCCTGTGAATGGaaccctgatgcagtacatgcCTTGAGAGAAAATCTCAAACTCAACAAAGTAGAAGATCGTTGTATCATACATTTTGGAGATAACAAGAAA GTATGTCCCCATGGAGTTGCTGACAGAGTAAATCTAGGATTGTTACCCAGTAGCAGAGAAGGGTGGCTTCCAGCCTGTTTATCTCTTAAAAGTGACATTGGTGGCATCTTGCATATCCATGAGAATGTTTCAACAGCATCAAGTAATAAAAGTGAAGAGATTCGAATGAGAATCCAGAACCGAGCAGCGGAGGCAGCAGCAGAACTTTCTGCTACTCTTCAGGGTCAAACACCTTCTTTACCTCTTTACCGAAACATCAATCAACactgtggtggtaatagtagtagtagcagtagtaccagTAGCATTCCAAGACAATCATATCTCCCTAGCGACTTTGGCAAATATTCAATGGAGGAAAATTACACAACTGActctgatgatggtgatataataAAAATCTATGAAACTTTGAATTCAGATCAACCACTGAGTGAGAAACAGTTACAACGCCAAGAAAAATGGGAAGAATGGGCAGCAGATGTGGCAGCTTCTATCAGACACATTCTAGAAGAACTACACTGCAAACCATGGGCAACTATCGTAAAACATATTGAGCATGTTAAACCATATGCTCCTCATATAGATCACTTGGTGCTGGACCTTGAATGTCGCCCAGCAGAAACATTTTCTCATGCTGGAATGAATTATTAG
- the LOC115212018 gene encoding tRNA wybutosine-synthesizing protein 2 homolog isoform X2, with product MVKMMPSKRSLLRSPYQLLIQGLEKLLTDHGYILNKELELDIAKKWEWHEDLVMLPKNSFKHEIWAQFGSELWETISNCLQCKRLARKEVISNNDYRRPQVTLLLGNSGWVRHVDNGIRYHYDVTKCMLSAGNITEKLRISTFDCRHETIVDLYSGIGYFTLPYLVHAKASMVHACEWNPDAVHALRENLKLNKVEDRCIIHFGDNKKVCPHGVADRVNLGLLPSSREGWLPACLSLKSDIGGILHIHENVSTASSNKSEEIRMRIQNRAAEAAAELSATLQGQTPSLPLYRNINQHCGGNSSSSSSTSSIPRQSYLPSDFGKYSMEENYTTDSDDGDIIKIYETLNSDQPLSEKQLQRQEKWEEWAADVAASIRHILEELHCKPWATIVKHIEHVKPYAPHIDHLVLDLECRPAETFSHAGMNY from the exons ATGGTCAAAATGATGCCATCAAAACGTTCATTACTACGCTCACCTTATCAGTTGCTTATTCAAGGATTGGAAAAACTTTTGACAGATCATGGTTATATTCTCAACAAAGAATTAGAACTTGATATTGCCAAAAAATGGGAGTGGCATGAAGATCTAGTTATGCTGCCAAAGAATTCTTTCAAACATGAAATTTGGGCTCAGTTTG GTTCAGAACTATGGGAAACCATTTCAAATTGTCTGCAATGTAAAAGACTGGCAAGGAAAGAGGTCATTTCAAATAATGACTACCGAAGACCTCAGGTTACATTACTGTTGGGAAACAGTGGCTGGGTGAGGCATGTTGACAATGGTATTCG CTATCATTATGATGTCACCAAATGTATGTTGAGTGCTGGGAATATCACCGAGAAATTACGAATCTCTACGTTTGACTGTCGCCATGAGACCATAGTTGATCTTTATAGTG GCATTGGTTACTTTACTTTGCCCTACCTTGTCCATGCAAAAGCTAGCATGGTCCACGCCTGTGAATGGaaccctgatgcagtacatgcCTTGAGAGAAAATCTCAAACTCAACAAAGTAGAAGATCGTTGTATCATACATTTTGGAGATAACAAGAAA GTATGTCCCCATGGAGTTGCTGACAGAGTAAATCTAGGATTGTTACCCAGTAGCAGAGAAGGGTGGCTTCCAGCCTGTTTATCTCTTAAAAGTGACATTGGTGGCATCTTGCATATCCATGAGAATGTTTCAACAGCATCAAGTAATAAAAGTGAAGAGATTCGAATGAGAATCCAGAACCGAGCAGCGGAGGCAGCAGCAGAACTTTCTGCTACTCTTCAGGGTCAAACACCTTCTTTACCTCTTTACCGAAACATCAATCAACactgtggtggtaatagtagtagtagcagtagtaccagTAGCATTCCAAGACAATCATATCTCCCTAGCGACTTTGGCAAATATTCAATGGAGGAAAATTACACAACTGActctgatgatggtgatataataAAAATCTATGAAACTTTGAATTCAGATCAACCACTGAGTGAGAAACAGTTACAACGCCAAGAAAAATGGGAAGAATGGGCAGCAGATGTGGCAGCTTCTATCAGACACATTCTAGAAGAACTACACTGCAAACCATGGGCAACTATCGTAAAACATATTGAGCATGTTAAACCATATGCTCCTCATATAGATCACTTGGTGCTGGACCTTGAATGTCGCCCAGCAGAAACATTTTCTCATGCTGGAATGAATTATTAG